A stretch of Myroides oncorhynchi DNA encodes these proteins:
- a CDS encoding aminoglycoside 6-adenylyltransferase: MSSQLETNILALAQQDERIRAVILNGSRANSLVTPDQYQDFDIVYIVNDIESVKREGIVHKKFGKPAIEQLPDDMYLGNEEGIIPVSYAYLMIFDDGSRLDLTLFPLQKLNKLKQDSLSVIWLDKDGLFNDIPASSDVDYHVKRPTQREFTEVCNEFWWCSTNVAKGLARKESLYAKDMMESIVRPMYLQLLAWQIGSDNNFNVSIGKSGKYIKQYLSTEEYNKVLRTYSNANIQNTWEAFNIMTSNFYQIQVSLGTKLSLTVNTKEAKNALKYIDLIKN; encoded by the coding sequence ATGTCTTCACAATTAGAAACTAACATACTTGCATTAGCTCAACAAGATGAACGCATTAGGGCTGTAATCCTCAATGGTTCTAGAGCGAATTCACTAGTGACTCCTGATCAATATCAAGACTTTGATATTGTCTATATTGTCAATGACATAGAAAGTGTAAAAAGAGAAGGTATTGTGCATAAAAAGTTTGGTAAACCTGCCATAGAACAGCTTCCTGACGATATGTACTTAGGTAACGAAGAAGGTATTATACCTGTCTCTTATGCCTACTTAATGATATTCGATGATGGTAGTCGACTAGACTTAACCTTGTTCCCTTTACAGAAACTAAATAAGTTAAAACAAGATAGTCTATCCGTTATCTGGTTAGACAAAGATGGTTTATTTAACGATATACCTGCGTCTTCCGATGTAGATTACCATGTAAAAAGACCAACTCAACGAGAATTCACAGAAGTATGTAACGAGTTTTGGTGGTGTTCGACGAATGTAGCAAAAGGATTAGCCCGTAAAGAGAGTCTTTATGCTAAGGATATGATGGAAAGTATAGTACGCCCAATGTACTTACAGCTACTAGCTTGGCAGATAGGGAGTGACAACAACTTTAATGTGTCTATAGGTAAGTCAGGCAAATATATCAAACAGTACTTAAGCACAGAAGAATATAATAAAGTACTTAGAACCTATAGCAATGCTAATATACAGAACACTTGGGAAGCCTTTAATATAATGACTAGTAACTTCTACCAAATACAGGTAAGTTTAGGTACAAAACTCTCACTTACTGTGAATACAAAAGAGGCAAAGAATGCATTAAAGTATATTGATTTAATTAAGAATTAG
- a CDS encoding PLP-dependent aminotransferase family protein: protein MEQSFLYLNIADAIANQIRTGVLREGDKLPSVRMLCAEHQISMNTAKRVYLELEALALVESKPQSGYFVSNLFYDNIPLPQVSNPIFLANNKEPKEIIRKVYANMGNRNLTLFSYSTLYDDFLPLAKMKKEILTASRTLVNGGIEYDSVQGNINLRRMIAQRSITWGGSIKEEDIITTNGSMSAISLCMLALGKPGDTIAIESPCYPGIFQLAIDLGFKVIELPTDPATGIKIEALRDAVDHIDMCLLISNYNTPLGSCMPDENKKEIVELLAKHNIPLIEDDVYGDLYFGTQRPKCCKAFDTTGNVLWCSSVSKTLAPGYRVGWVSAGKYKDKIMHQKLVHAISTPPLMQEAVASFMKSGNYDKHLRKIRKDIYSNYQKYLNTIITSFPIGTKINRPQGGLSLWIEFDQKIDAMGLYDLAIAEGISIAPGRMFTVQEQFENCIRLCIGLPWSDEVEDKLKRVGVLSKQLLIKN, encoded by the coding sequence ATGGAACAATCATTTTTGTATTTAAACATTGCTGACGCGATAGCTAATCAGATAAGAACAGGGGTATTAAGAGAAGGAGATAAACTTCCTTCTGTGCGTATGCTATGCGCAGAACATCAGATAAGTATGAATACTGCTAAGCGCGTGTATTTAGAGTTAGAAGCACTTGCTTTAGTGGAGTCTAAACCTCAGTCTGGCTACTTCGTTAGTAATCTGTTTTATGATAATATTCCTTTACCTCAGGTGAGTAATCCCATATTCTTAGCAAATAATAAAGAACCTAAAGAGATTATCCGTAAGGTCTATGCTAACATGGGAAATAGAAACTTAACCTTGTTTTCTTACAGTACGTTATATGACGATTTCTTGCCTTTAGCGAAGATGAAGAAAGAGATACTTACAGCATCTCGTACTCTTGTTAACGGTGGTATTGAGTATGACTCTGTACAGGGGAATATTAACTTGAGAAGAATGATAGCGCAGCGTTCTATTACGTGGGGAGGAAGTATCAAAGAAGAAGATATCATCACAACTAATGGAAGTATGAGTGCCATATCGCTGTGTATGTTAGCATTGGGTAAACCAGGTGATACGATAGCTATCGAGAGTCCGTGTTATCCAGGTATATTCCAGTTAGCTATTGACTTAGGGTTTAAAGTAATTGAGCTACCGACAGATCCGGCTACAGGTATAAAGATAGAAGCGCTAAGAGATGCAGTAGACCACATCGATATGTGTCTGTTGATTTCTAATTATAACACACCATTAGGAAGTTGTATGCCTGATGAGAATAAGAAGGAAATAGTAGAATTGTTAGCTAAACACAATATCCCTTTAATAGAAGATGACGTTTATGGTGATCTGTACTTTGGTACGCAGCGCCCTAAATGTTGTAAGGCATTTGATACAACAGGCAATGTACTCTGGTGTAGTTCTGTATCTAAGACTCTAGCTCCAGGATATAGAGTAGGGTGGGTATCTGCTGGTAAATATAAAGATAAGATTATGCACCAGAAATTAGTACATGCTATCTCAACGCCTCCTTTAATGCAGGAGGCAGTAGCTAGCTTTATGAAGTCAGGTAATTATGATAAGCATTTGCGCAAGATAAGAAAGGATATCTACAGCAATTACCAAAAATACTTAAACACCATAATCACTAGTTTCCCAATCGGAACAAAGATAAACAGGCCGCAAGGTGGACTATCACTGTGGATAGAATTTGATCAGAAGATAGACGCTATGGGTCTTTATGATCTTGCCATTGCAGAAGGTATCAGTATAGCTCCAGGACGAATGTTTACGGTGCAGGAGCAGTTTGAAAACTGTATCAGACTATGTATAGGCCTACCTTGGTCAGATGAAGTAGAAGATAAACTAAAGAGAGTAGGTGTTCTAAGTAAACAACTGCTTATCAAGAATTAG
- a CDS encoding DMT family transporter, producing the protein MKQATVLESTQQTSTSGWVNGFIGVLLFSGSMPATKVAVLSLDPIFVTAARAGIAGILALICLLFFKEKRPTKSQLMPLAIVAIGGVIGFPLLSALALQYITSAHSLVYLGILPMSTAVFAVLRGGEKPKRIFWLFSILGSLIVIGFAVLQGGTSSPVGNILMIIAILLCGLSYAEGAKLSKSLGGWQVISWAVVISLPISLPIMYLTAPSAPALISTETWIGVAYLGIFSMFVGFIFWYKGLAQGGTASVGQLQLLQPFFGLALAATLLNEHVSSNMILVTIGVILCVAGSKKFG; encoded by the coding sequence ATGAAACAAGCTACAGTATTAGAGTCAACACAACAAACCTCAACAAGTGGTTGGGTCAATGGATTTATAGGTGTATTACTATTTAGCGGATCAATGCCCGCTACGAAAGTAGCAGTATTATCACTAGATCCTATATTTGTAACAGCTGCAAGAGCTGGTATAGCAGGTATATTAGCTTTAATCTGTCTACTTTTTTTTAAAGAAAAAAGACCTACTAAAAGTCAATTAATGCCTTTAGCCATCGTAGCGATAGGAGGAGTAATCGGTTTTCCTCTTTTATCTGCTCTAGCTTTACAATATATCACTTCAGCTCACTCCCTCGTCTATTTAGGCATCTTACCGATGTCTACAGCTGTATTCGCCGTACTTAGAGGAGGTGAAAAACCAAAGCGTATCTTTTGGTTATTCTCAATATTAGGGAGTCTTATTGTCATTGGATTTGCTGTTTTACAAGGAGGTACGAGTTCTCCTGTGGGAAACATCTTAATGATTATCGCTATACTATTATGTGGATTAAGCTATGCGGAAGGAGCCAAATTATCTAAATCTTTGGGTGGATGGCAAGTAATCTCTTGGGCTGTAGTAATCTCATTGCCAATCTCATTACCTATTATGTACTTAACTGCGCCTAGTGCACCTGCTTTAATTAGTACAGAAACGTGGATTGGTGTGGCTTATTTAGGTATTTTCAGTATGTTTGTAGGGTTTATATTTTGGTACAAAGGATTAGCACAGGGAGGGACTGCGTCAGTAGGACAATTACAATTATTACAACCCTTTTTTGGCTTAGCATTAGCAGCGACTTTATTAAATGAACACGTAAGTTCTAATATGATATTAGTTACGATAGGCGTTATCCTATGTGTAGCAGGAAGTAAAAAGTTCGGCTAA
- a CDS encoding ecotin, translating to MKRILSLIVVFFGLMTVTMAQTITRTDVSIFPAPEKGYKQVVIDVPHSSKDDSKKIEFRVGKVMEVDGCNHFNLMGKLEQKDLQGWGYNYYVFTTTGDVVSTTMGCPDTPKRHIFVSAQPELTRYNGKLPIVVYVPEDYEVRFNVYTTDGEEYHASEVRRKK from the coding sequence ATGAAAAGAATCTTAAGTTTAATCGTAGTATTTTTTGGACTAATGACAGTAACTATGGCACAGACAATTACGAGAACAGATGTATCTATTTTCCCTGCTCCAGAGAAAGGGTATAAGCAAGTGGTAATTGATGTTCCACATTCATCTAAAGATGACTCTAAGAAAATTGAGTTTAGAGTAGGTAAAGTGATGGAAGTAGATGGGTGTAATCACTTTAATCTAATGGGGAAATTAGAACAAAAGGATCTTCAGGGATGGGGGTATAATTATTATGTATTTACTACTACAGGTGATGTAGTGTCTACTACGATGGGGTGCCCAGATACTCCTAAGAGACATATCTTTGTTAGTGCACAACCTGAGCTAACACGTTATAACGGAAAACTACCTATCGTAGTCTATGTACCAGAAGATTATGAAGTTAGATTTAATGTATACACGACAGATGGTGAGGAATACCATGCTAGTGAAGTTAGAAGAAAAAAATAA
- a CDS encoding adenylyltransferase/cytidyltransferase family protein: protein MKIGITFSAFDLLHAGHVKMLEDAKRQCDYLIVGLQTDPTLDRPEKNRPTQSVVERYIQLKGCKFVDEIVPYATEQDLEDVLRSFKLDVRILGDEYQDKNFTGRKYCEEKGIELYFNSRDHRFSSSSLRKEVAEKENSKLVKIG from the coding sequence ATGAAAATAGGAATAACTTTTAGTGCATTTGATTTATTGCACGCAGGGCATGTGAAGATGTTGGAGGATGCTAAGCGTCAGTGTGATTATTTGATTGTAGGGTTACAAACAGATCCTACACTAGATAGACCAGAGAAAAACAGACCTACGCAATCCGTGGTAGAAAGATATATTCAGCTTAAGGGATGTAAGTTTGTAGATGAGATAGTTCCGTATGCTACTGAACAAGATTTAGAAGATGTGTTAAGATCTTTTAAACTTGATGTACGTATTTTAGGTGATGAATATCAAGACAAGAATTTTACAGGGCGTAAGTATTGTGAAGAGAAGGGAATAGAGCTTTATTTTAATAGTAGAGATCATCGATTTTCTAGTAGTTCTTTAAGAAAAGAAGTTGCTGAAAAAGAAAACAGTAAATTAGTTAAGATAGGATAA
- a CDS encoding helix-turn-helix domain-containing protein: MTYYLSIFPGNYYLSFVDKDKIRIIYSIAFALASYSLWIKAKKLKTDHEILRIELEHLKANQTKKIYGDLKQKETALILFSKQHEVITTDISKTLPFDKKEDVSYGDILRNKYFCTDREIDVILGIWDGLSNQKIAEKLSISLSTTKHHVSNAYIKLDVKSRSQALILKDTLP, from the coding sequence ATGACATATTACCTTTCTATATTTCCAGGTAATTACTACCTTTCATTTGTTGATAAGGATAAGATTCGGATAATCTATAGTATAGCATTTGCTTTGGCAAGTTACTCCTTATGGATTAAAGCAAAGAAACTTAAAACAGATCATGAAATCTTGCGTATTGAATTAGAACATCTAAAAGCAAATCAGACCAAAAAAATATATGGTGACTTAAAGCAAAAAGAGACCGCTCTAATCTTGTTTTCTAAACAACACGAAGTTATTACTACGGATATCAGTAAAACATTGCCATTTGATAAAAAAGAGGATGTATCTTATGGGGATATACTTAGAAATAAGTACTTCTGTACAGATAGAGAAATAGACGTTATATTAGGAATATGGGATGGTTTATCCAATCAAAAGATTGCTGAAAAACTATCCATTTCACTAAGTACAACTAAACACCATGTTAGTAATGCATATATTAAACTTGATGTTAAAAGTAGAAGTCAAGCTCTTATATTAAAAGACACTTTGCCTTAA
- a CDS encoding PepSY-like domain-containing protein — MKKSKIVLAVLLTVMIGFTACSSDDNGKANNVEQINEKQLPEQSKSFIKSVFPNASFRHVAKVTKPNYYGTTYASSLDNRVEIDFDNAGNWTEVEMSDNSALPIGFLKSEVPHILEFVNKNHKGQSIIELDRNIKKGFEITLNNNLELIFNLKQEFVGVDLDLDKDETLINASELPQLAQNFLKEYFNTANIVLVKHELDKEGDEYKVYLSNGFKIEFNQVGEWLQVETRRMETIPLALIPVRAMTYINSNYSAFKIESIEREQANYQIELVNGKQEVELLFDREGNFLRKDN, encoded by the coding sequence ATGAAAAAAAGTAAAATTGTTTTAGCTGTACTATTAACTGTGATGATTGGTTTTACAGCTTGTAGTAGTGATGATAATGGTAAGGCAAATAATGTAGAACAAATAAATGAGAAGCAGTTACCTGAACAGTCTAAAAGTTTTATAAAGTCTGTATTCCCTAATGCTTCTTTTAGACATGTTGCTAAAGTAACAAAACCTAATTATTATGGAACTACTTATGCGAGTAGTTTAGATAATAGAGTAGAGATTGATTTTGATAATGCAGGTAACTGGACTGAGGTTGAGATGTCAGACAATTCTGCTTTACCTATTGGATTTTTAAAGTCTGAAGTACCACATATCTTAGAGTTCGTAAATAAAAATCACAAAGGTCAATCTATCATAGAGCTAGATAGAAATATTAAAAAAGGATTTGAGATTACATTAAATAATAATCTGGAATTAATATTTAATCTTAAACAAGAGTTTGTAGGAGTTGATTTAGATCTAGATAAAGATGAAACACTAATCAATGCGTCAGAGTTGCCTCAGTTAGCACAGAACTTCTTAAAAGAGTACTTTAATACTGCTAATATTGTCCTTGTTAAACATGAATTAGATAAAGAGGGGGATGAATATAAAGTATATTTGTCTAATGGATTTAAAATAGAGTTTAATCAAGTAGGTGAGTGGTTGCAAGTCGAAACTAGACGAATGGAGACTATTCCATTAGCATTAATACCAGTTAGAGCTATGACATACATAAATAGTAACTATAGTGCCTTTAAGATAGAGAGTATCGAAAGAGAACAGGCTAATTACCAAATAGAATTAGTGAATGGAAAACAGGAAGTCGAATTACTCTTTGATCGAGAAGGTAATTTTTTGAGAAAGGATAATTAA
- a CDS encoding PepSY-like domain-containing protein gives MKNIKRVFAGLLMVVAMLGSQSILAKDVVITKAELPQKASTFIDTYFKGKEISLVEKDTELLSISYKVRFVDNIEIEFDKSGEWDEVDGNKSVLPTGFILKSIVTYVNNNYKDIAIVKIEKESRKYEVKLSNGLELEFSKAGVFKRIDQ, from the coding sequence ATGAAAAATATAAAGAGAGTATTCGCAGGGTTATTAATGGTTGTAGCTATGTTAGGTAGCCAATCAATTTTAGCAAAAGATGTAGTAATTACTAAAGCAGAGTTACCACAAAAAGCATCAACTTTTATAGATACTTATTTTAAAGGGAAAGAAATAAGCTTAGTAGAGAAAGATACAGAATTATTATCAATATCATATAAAGTAAGATTTGTAGACAATATAGAAATAGAGTTTGACAAATCAGGAGAATGGGATGAAGTAGATGGTAATAAATCTGTATTGCCTACAGGTTTTATTCTAAAGTCTATAGTGACTTATGTAAATAATAATTATAAAGATATCGCAATCGTGAAGATAGAAAAAGAGTCTAGAAAATATGAAGTAAAACTAAGTAATGGACTTGAATTAGAGTTTTCTAAGGCAGGAGTATTTAAAAGAATAGATCAATAA
- a CDS encoding sensor histidine kinase, with protein MKLHNYTLKYLSIGIIVILTIWVVIFYAFMTEEVYDNIDDGLKNTKNEIVKKAYDNPELISVQSFGTSGFRITPLVPGDYSKKNVFTTEMVYMDVDDNDEPVRMLTTTFVDKNGDNFQLEIRTSTIEADDLLADFSISVLILYCMLVLSIFLINYFVLRRVWQSFYRLLDNLKHYSIGKEVVTTETNTPIREFTDLQKEINKMISRIEDTFEQQKIFVSNAAHESQTPLAIISNKLELLVEAEGFSEEQMHQLQSIHQSLRRLIRLNKSLLTLTKIENKQFDNIQDINFNQVIREIVEDFEDMFSYKSIEISISEQEQPFIVSMDKGLAITLVQNLLKNALVHNIAKGAVEIEITLNYFTIKNLGVFNTPLDENLIYNRFFRSATNEQSTGLGLSLVQTIVKVTDTISLKYHYEGKHCFTIYRTGFQL; from the coding sequence ATGAAACTACATAACTATACGCTTAAGTATCTATCTATCGGTATTATCGTGATACTAACTATTTGGGTAGTGATATTCTATGCTTTTATGACTGAGGAAGTTTATGATAATATAGATGATGGACTTAAAAATACAAAGAATGAAATAGTAAAGAAAGCGTATGATAATCCTGAATTGATTAGTGTTCAGTCTTTTGGTACAAGTGGGTTTCGTATTACCCCATTAGTACCAGGTGATTATTCTAAAAAAAATGTGTTTACCACTGAGATGGTTTATATGGATGTAGATGATAATGATGAACCAGTGCGGATGTTGACCACTACCTTTGTAGATAAGAATGGGGATAACTTCCAGTTAGAAATCCGTACTTCTACTATAGAGGCAGATGATTTACTAGCAGATTTCAGTATATCAGTTCTAATCTTATACTGTATGTTGGTATTAAGTATATTTTTGATTAACTACTTTGTACTGCGTAGAGTGTGGCAATCTTTTTATAGATTGTTAGATAATCTAAAACATTATTCTATTGGAAAAGAAGTAGTAACTACTGAGACGAATACTCCTATACGCGAATTTACAGACTTACAGAAAGAGATAAATAAGATGATAAGTAGGATAGAAGATACTTTTGAACAGCAAAAGATTTTTGTGTCTAATGCGGCTCATGAGTCTCAGACACCTCTCGCTATTATAAGTAATAAACTAGAATTACTAGTAGAAGCAGAAGGATTTAGCGAGGAACAGATGCATCAACTTCAGTCAATTCACCAAAGCCTGAGAAGGCTGATTAGATTAAATAAATCGCTGCTAACCCTTACTAAAATTGAGAATAAGCAATTCGATAATATACAAGATATCAATTTTAATCAAGTGATTAGGGAGATAGTAGAAGATTTTGAAGATATGTTTAGTTATAAATCTATAGAAATCAGTATTTCGGAGCAAGAACAGCCTTTTATAGTAAGTATGGATAAAGGACTTGCGATAACCTTAGTTCAGAACCTTTTAAAGAATGCTTTAGTCCATAATATAGCTAAAGGGGCAGTAGAAATAGAAATTACACTTAATTATTTTACTATAAAGAATTTAGGAGTGTTTAATACTCCATTAGATGAAAATCTCATTTACAATAGGTTTTTTAGAAGTGCAACAAACGAACAGTCTACTGGGTTAGGGCTATCGTTAGTACAAACTATCGTAAAAGTAACGGATACAATATCTCTTAAGTATCATTATGAAGGCAAACATTGTTTTACAATATATCGTACAGGATTTCAACTGTAA
- a CDS encoding response regulator transcription factor: MKILVIEDEKELRDIIKKTLEKEHYIVEEAGCFKTGIEKLVGYDYDCVLLDIMLPDGNGIDLLRELKEMKKEDSVIIISAKDSIDDKVLGLELGADDYLTKPFHLSELLARIKSVLRRKNQQGFQSLKWNNMEIIVEDRTVLVEGESMVLNNKEFELLYYFVVNANRLVTKSSIAEHIWGDNMDEADSYDFVYSQVKNLRKKLKNHLADVNIQSVYGMGYKLTNE, from the coding sequence ATGAAGATTTTAGTTATTGAAGATGAGAAAGAGCTGCGTGATATAATCAAAAAAACCTTAGAGAAAGAACATTATATAGTAGAAGAAGCAGGCTGCTTTAAAACTGGTATAGAAAAACTCGTAGGCTATGATTATGATTGCGTTCTATTAGATATTATGTTACCTGATGGTAATGGTATAGATCTGTTGAGAGAATTAAAAGAAATGAAGAAGGAAGATTCAGTTATCATCATATCAGCTAAGGATTCGATAGATGATAAAGTTTTAGGACTAGAGTTAGGTGCAGATGATTATCTAACTAAACCTTTTCATTTGTCAGAATTACTAGCTCGTATTAAATCAGTATTGAGACGCAAAAACCAACAGGGGTTTCAGAGTTTAAAATGGAATAATATGGAGATCATTGTTGAGGACAGAACGGTATTAGTAGAAGGAGAGTCAATGGTGCTGAATAATAAAGAATTTGAACTGTTGTATTATTTTGTTGTCAATGCTAATCGCTTAGTTACTAAATCTTCTATTGCAGAACATATTTGGGGAGATAATATGGATGAGGCTGATAGTTATGACTTTGTCTATTCCCAAGTGAAAAATCTACGTAAAAAACTAAAGAACCACCTAGCTGATGTTAATATACAGTCTGTATACGGGATGGGATATAAACTGACGAATGAGTAA
- a CDS encoding GNAT family N-acetyltransferase, giving the protein MPTTDRLILNRITHRDNAFMLELVNTPGWLTFIGDKNIHTTIDAQQYIQNILDNTSCEYWVVSKKEDNKSIGLISIIQREYLEYSDLGFAFLPNQMNKGYAYEATSGLLKALTEGNKYSNLCAITLPDNNNSIKLIQRLGFTFDRIIEAHDETLNLYQLELK; this is encoded by the coding sequence ATGCCTACAACAGATCGATTAATCCTAAACAGAATCACACATCGCGATAATGCATTTATGTTAGAGCTAGTTAATACACCTGGTTGGTTAACATTTATTGGAGATAAGAATATCCATACCACTATAGATGCACAGCAGTATATTCAAAACATACTAGACAACACAAGTTGTGAATACTGGGTAGTTAGCAAAAAAGAAGATAATAAATCGATAGGTCTAATATCTATTATCCAGAGAGAGTATCTAGAGTACAGTGACCTTGGTTTTGCCTTTTTGCCAAATCAAATGAATAAAGGATATGCTTATGAGGCTACATCTGGCTTATTAAAGGCACTCACTGAAGGTAATAAATACAGTAACTTATGTGCAATAACCCTTCCTGATAACAATAACTCTATCAAACTAATCCAACGACTGGGCTTTACATTTGATAGAATAATAGAGGCTCATGACGAAACACTTAATCTTTACCAACTAGAATTAAAATAA
- a CDS encoding META domain-containing protein produces the protein MKKTLLLLSGVLALSVVSCKTAGEITTSTPVVEKKVDMSKNLEGEWILSSITTPATAGKDLKTLYSMKTPSLKFEVKDKKVYGNDGCNNIHGSFEVKGSNEIKLGDKMASTMMFCEGVADRDFVNGLQSVTNYDVVDGKLLLRSGDIIIMTFVKK, from the coding sequence ATGAAAAAGACATTATTATTACTTAGTGGAGTATTGGCATTATCTGTCGTAAGTTGTAAAACGGCAGGAGAAATTACGACATCAACTCCTGTGGTAGAAAAAAAAGTAGACATGAGTAAAAACTTAGAAGGAGAATGGATATTGAGTTCTATTACCACACCAGCTACAGCTGGTAAAGATCTTAAAACTCTATATTCTATGAAAACACCAAGTTTGAAATTTGAAGTAAAGGATAAAAAAGTTTATGGCAATGATGGATGTAATAATATTCATGGTTCATTTGAGGTAAAAGGTTCTAATGAAATAAAATTAGGTGATAAAATGGCATCAACTATGATGTTTTGTGAAGGAGTAGCTGATAGAGACTTTGTGAATGGATTACAATCTGTAACAAATTATGATGTAGTAGATGGAAAATTACTATTGAGATCAGGAGATATTATTATAATGACTTTCGTTAAGAAATAA
- a CDS encoding ABC-F family ATP-binding cassette domain-containing protein, with product MLTVSNLSVQFGKRILFDEVNVTFTQGNCYGIIGANGAGKSTFLKILSGDFDPTSGHVSLEPGKRMSVLNQNHNMFDEYTVLETVMMGNKDLYEVKKEMDELYLNYTDENADRIGELQIRFDEMDGWNAESAAATLLSNLGISEDFHYTPMGEMDAKLKVRVLLAQALFGNPDVLIMDEPTNDLDFETIAWLENFLAHYENTVLVVSHDRHFLDAVCTHVSDIDYGKINHYSGNYTFWYESSQLAAKQRAQQNKKAEEKKAELEEFIRRFSANVAKSKQATSRKKMIDKLKLDDIKPSSRRYPAIIFDQDREAGDQILNIEGLSASIDGEVLFKDINLNMAKGDKLVVISKDSRATTAFYEILGGNKQADAGKVEWGITTTQSYLPVENHDFFDNDLTLVDWLRQWAKTEEERDEVYVRGFLGKMIFSGEEALKTGRVLSGGEKVRCMLSRMMMMRANVLMLDEPTNHLDLESITAFNNTLKNFKGTILLTTHDHEFAQTVGTRILELTPNGAIDRYMTFDDYLDDPKVKELRAKMYS from the coding sequence ATGTTAACAGTTTCGAATCTGTCAGTTCAGTTTGGTAAACGAATTTTATTTGACGAAGTTAATGTAACTTTTACTCAAGGTAACTGCTACGGTATTATCGGTGCTAATGGTGCGGGTAAATCTACATTCTTAAAAATATTATCAGGAGATTTTGATCCAACATCAGGTCACGTTTCTCTAGAACCAGGAAAGCGTATGTCAGTTCTTAATCAGAACCACAATATGTTTGACGAATATACAGTACTGGAAACTGTAATGATGGGTAACAAAGATTTGTATGAAGTAAAGAAAGAGATGGATGAGCTTTACTTAAACTATACAGATGAAAATGCTGACCGCATTGGTGAGTTACAAATTCGCTTTGACGAAATGGATGGTTGGAATGCTGAATCAGCTGCAGCTACTTTGTTATCAAACTTAGGTATTTCTGAAGATTTTCATTATACTCCAATGGGAGAGATGGATGCTAAACTAAAGGTACGTGTGTTATTAGCACAAGCTTTGTTTGGTAACCCAGACGTATTGATAATGGATGAGCCTACCAACGACTTGGATTTTGAGACAATCGCTTGGTTAGAGAACTTCTTAGCTCATTATGAAAATACAGTATTAGTTGTATCTCACGACCGTCACTTCTTGGATGCTGTGTGTACTCATGTATCGGATATTGATTATGGTAAAATAAATCACTACTCTGGTAACTATACTTTTTGGTATGAGTCTAGTCAATTAGCGGCAAAACAAAGAGCTCAACAAAACAAGAAAGCAGAAGAGAAAAAAGCTGAGTTGGAAGAGTTTATCCGTCGTTTTAGTGCGAACGTAGCTAAGTCTAAACAGGCTACTTCTCGTAAGAAAATGATTGATAAATTAAAACTAGATGACATTAAACCATCTTCTAGAAGATATCCAGCTATTATCTTTGATCAAGATAGAGAAGCAGGAGATCAAATTTTAAATATAGAAGGGTTATCAGCATCGATAGATGGAGAAGTTCTATTTAAAGATATTAATCTAAATATGGCTAAAGGAGATAAATTAGTTGTGATCTCTAAAGACTCTCGTGCTACTACAGCGTTTTATGAAATCTTAGGAGGGAATAAACAAGCGGATGCAGGTAAAGTAGAGTGGGGTATTACTACTACACAGTCTTATCTGCCAGTAGAGAATCACGATTTCTTTGATAACGATTTGACTTTAGTTGATTGGTTACGTCAATGGGCTAAGACAGAGGAAGAAAGAGATGAAGTTTATGTACGTGGATTCTTAGGTAAGATGATCTTCTCTGGTGAAGAGGCTTTAAAAACAGGACGTGTGTTATCAGGAGGGGAAAAAGTACGTTGTATGCTTTCTCGTATGATGATGATGAGAGCTAATGTATTAATGTTAGACGAACCAACGAATCACTTAGATTTAGAGTCTATTACAGCGTTTAATAACACGTTGAAAAACTTTAAGGGGACAATCTTGTTAACTACACATGACCATGAGTTTGCACAGACTGTAGGTACACGTATATTAGAGTTAACTCCTAATGGTGCTATCGATAGATATATGACTTTCGATGACTACTTAGATGATCCTAAAGTAAAAGAATTAAGAGCGAAGATGTATTCTTAA